A DNA window from Pseudodesulfovibrio thermohalotolerans contains the following coding sequences:
- a CDS encoding biotin carboxylase N-terminal domain-containing protein, which translates to MSLDGQKILIANRGEIAVRIMEACSDLGLPFVALYTKEDSRSGHLDVARRLGGEKSLYRIHNYLDAGDILSVADESGATAIHPGYGFFSENYRFARRVVQRDRPMTFIGPSWEVIRDLGDKINTKRIARTLGVPTVPGSDRAIYDELEAEAIAESLFEFQAKMGISRPVVLVKASAGGGGMGIDECEDMARFRQTYRRIRNYSLRTFNDEGVLIEQRVFNFNHLEVQIVSDRSGTNPVHFGTRNCSVQSPGLQKRIEVAPGFWPQGLTYGFDAQKLLDDITRYSLSIAKEIKYDNVGTWEWIVTPNGDPFLMEVNTRIQVENGVSACIGSVNGNPDVNLIREQIRTGLGEPLGYTQDDVSFGGVGIEYRLIAEDTTNGFTPWVGRIEELKWQERDWLTVHTHVPTDRTYQIPTEYDPNLALAIIWGKDLEEAKARGLEFLRDLQLNGSDSAGEAMKSNIPFLIEKTENLLVF; encoded by the coding sequence GTGAGCTTAGACGGACAAAAGATACTCATTGCCAACAGGGGCGAGATCGCCGTGCGGATCATGGAAGCATGTTCCGATCTCGGCCTGCCCTTCGTTGCCCTGTATACCAAAGAGGACTCCCGGTCCGGTCACCTGGACGTGGCCCGCAGGCTGGGCGGGGAGAAATCCCTGTACCGCATCCACAACTATCTCGACGCCGGCGACATCCTGTCCGTGGCGGACGAGTCGGGAGCCACGGCCATCCACCCCGGATACGGCTTCTTTTCAGAGAACTACCGGTTTGCACGCCGTGTGGTTCAACGCGACCGCCCCATGACCTTTATCGGCCCTTCCTGGGAAGTTATCCGGGACTTGGGCGACAAGATCAACACCAAGCGCATCGCCCGCACCCTGGGCGTGCCCACGGTGCCCGGCTCCGACCGGGCCATATATGACGAGCTTGAGGCCGAGGCCATCGCCGAAAGCCTGTTCGAATTCCAGGCCAAGATGGGCATCAGCCGTCCGGTGGTCCTGGTCAAGGCGTCGGCGGGCGGCGGCGGCATGGGCATCGACGAATGCGAGGACATGGCCCGTTTCCGCCAGACCTACCGCCGCATTCGCAACTATTCCCTGCGGACGTTCAACGACGAAGGCGTGCTCATCGAGCAGCGTGTGTTCAACTTCAACCACCTTGAAGTGCAGATCGTCTCCGACCGCTCCGGGACCAATCCGGTCCACTTCGGTACCCGCAACTGCTCGGTCCAGTCTCCCGGCTTGCAAAAACGTATCGAAGTCGCTCCCGGCTTCTGGCCGCAGGGGCTGACCTACGGCTTCGACGCCCAGAAACTCCTCGACGACATCACCCGCTACTCCCTGTCCATCGCCAAGGAAATCAAATACGACAACGTCGGCACCTGGGAGTGGATCGTCACTCCGAACGGCGACCCCTTCCTTATGGAAGTGAACACCCGCATCCAGGTGGAGAACGGCGTCTCGGCCTGCATAGGTTCGGTCAACGGCAATCCCGACGTGAACCTCATCCGCGAGCAGATCCGCACCGGCCTTGGCGAGCCGCTGGGCTACACCCAGGACGACGTTTCCTTTGGCGGCGTGGGTATCGAATACCGTCTCATCGCCGAAGACACCACGAACGGCTTCACCCCCTGGGTCGGCCGGATCGAGGAGCTCAAGTGGCAGGAACGCGACTGGCTGACCGTGCACACGCACGTTCCCACTGACCGCACCTATCAGATTCCCACGGAGTACGACCCCAACCTGGCCCTGGCCATCATCTGGGGCAAGGATCTCGAAGAAGCCAAGGCCCGAGGGCTGGAATTCCTGCGGGACCTGCAACTCAACGGCTCCGACTCCGCCGGGGAGGCGATGAAATCGAACATCCCCTTCCTCATTGAAAAAACCGAAAACCTCCTCGTATTCTAA
- a CDS encoding NAD(P)/FAD-dependent oxidoreductase has protein sequence MDYVIVGNGVSAIGAIEGIRQHDKTGPITVISDEAVPTYGRPLISYYLSDKIKFDTLPFRPEEFYERNGVAMRLGSRVLSVDASEKVLTLDCGDKVKYDKLLLATGGTPVKPNLLGIDGPGVYNFTTVAHAETLKELVDKVKKVVVIGAGLIALKAAEGFAEKGVDVTIVVRSRIMRTYFDETAGELIVEHLEKNGIRFLQGTDTKAVIRHEDGSIEGVETDQGLVPADVVIVAAGVRPNMGLAIQAGLTTGQGIRVDDYMATSDRDVFAAGDVAEAKDLLTGEYTVRPIWPNAYTQGRYAGRNMAGAETPYTGGMSMNSITYYGLPTISVGETNLADDELYEAAVFLDRENSVYRKLIFKDNVLAGCILIGAIDAAGFYTSFIKNGFELDEAGKERLMEGDPSPALWPDSFIEAMMNNP, from the coding sequence ATGGATTACGTTATTGTGGGAAATGGCGTTTCTGCCATCGGTGCAATCGAGGGTATTCGCCAGCACGACAAGACCGGTCCCATCACGGTTATCAGCGACGAGGCCGTGCCGACTTACGGCCGCCCGCTCATTTCCTATTATCTCTCGGATAAGATCAAGTTCGACACCTTGCCGTTCCGCCCTGAGGAGTTCTACGAGCGTAACGGGGTCGCCATGCGGCTGGGGTCGAGGGTACTTTCCGTGGACGCTTCCGAAAAGGTCCTGACTCTCGACTGCGGCGACAAGGTCAAATACGACAAGCTGCTCCTGGCCACCGGAGGCACTCCGGTCAAGCCGAACCTGCTGGGCATCGATGGCCCCGGCGTGTACAATTTCACCACCGTGGCCCATGCTGAGACCCTCAAGGAATTGGTGGACAAGGTCAAGAAAGTCGTTGTCATCGGCGCGGGCCTCATTGCGCTCAAGGCCGCCGAAGGCTTTGCCGAGAAGGGAGTCGATGTGACCATCGTGGTTCGCTCCCGGATCATGCGTACCTACTTCGACGAGACCGCAGGCGAACTGATTGTCGAACACCTGGAAAAGAACGGCATTCGTTTCCTGCAAGGTACGGACACCAAGGCCGTCATCCGCCACGAGGACGGTTCCATCGAAGGCGTGGAAACCGACCAGGGGCTGGTCCCGGCGGACGTGGTCATCGTGGCCGCGGGCGTGCGCCCGAACATGGGGCTGGCCATCCAGGCCGGGCTGACCACCGGGCAGGGCATCCGCGTGGACGACTACATGGCGACCAGTGACCGGGATGTTTTCGCGGCCGGAGATGTCGCCGAAGCCAAGGACTTGCTGACCGGCGAATATACGGTTCGCCCCATCTGGCCCAACGCCTACACTCAGGGGCGTTACGCGGGCCGGAACATGGCCGGGGCCGAAACCCCGTACACCGGCGGGATGTCCATGAACTCCATCACCTACTATGGACTGCCGACCATTTCCGTGGGCGAGACCAATCTTGCCGATGACGAGCTGTATGAAGCCGCCGTGTTCCTCGACCGGGAAAACTCTGTCTATCGCAAGCTGATTTTCAAGGACAACGTCCTGGCTGGCTGTATTCTCATCGGGGCCATCGACGCGGCCGGGTTCTACACCAGTTTCATCAAGAACGGTTTCGAACTGGACGAAGCGGGCAAGGAGCGCCTCATGGAGGGCGATCCTTCTCCGGCCCTTTGGCCCGACAGTTTTATCGAAGCCATGATGAACAACCCTTAG